AAAGGACTTGTGTGAAATAGAATACTATACCGTTCCAGATGTACGTAGAATGGCAGTTCCACTTGAGGGtaatttaaaacattttgaCAACATATAGCATATAATTTGCCTCGTACATTTTTGGGCATTGTTTATAAACTCAATTAATCCACCACCATTTTTGTCTCTCACTAAAATAAGGAACCGAGTTAGGTCAAGAGGAGATTAATTATAGGTTCAAAACCAGCCAAAAACATATCACTGTTGTTGCCATAAATTTGAcagaaaaattatagaaatcaaaagaaaagagtcCATATAATTAAACAAAGATCTCATTAGCAAGCGGCAATGCGATGATAaaagtgagttggtggttcGATGTTTAGTTGTCTTAAATAAAGTCTTGAGTTCGAGCTTGCGAATTCGGAAGAGTTTCACACTTTAGTGAGTCCACTTGTCTCGATCCTGAATTAGTCAATGCAACATTGGAATTATGAATACCAAATAATACGCGCCTGAAAAATGGTAATGTGTTCCTAAACCTTCCCGTTGCCTCAGAATTCCTCAACAAGCCAGCTGTGTTAtccataaaaatattttgtttctgGGCTGACAAGAATGAAAGGCATCTGATTTTTAAGATACAACACGTAGAATCACAGTTTCGGGCACATTGCGGTGCGTATTTTGTACAGCAGCTCATGTTAATCTGTTTTTAAGTCTGTATCTGGCACGAATAATAGTTTGCATGaagatataataaataatataatggAGTGTGCCTGGAACGATATATATGTAGGTAAATGGAATTGGACGTTGCCATCAAGATGCAAATATTCTATACGCACTAAGGATGACAATTCCATTTAAGTGCATTGCTTAAATAGGTTAATTAGTCGGTCCACCACTAAGCTAAGTTCCCGTTAATCAGTCTCAACTTTTTAGATGTTCcataacatttttttctcattacAAATAGGTATGATATCGGCCTTAAATTCACGAAAACCATATAAGTGCAACAGTTTGATCAGATTTCGCCCTTTTCATGAAGTTGATTTGCGCACAGAGATCTGAGTATGAGTGTCGAGATAGCAATCCGCTCGTTTAACCATCTCGACTATCATATTTTATAAGGGCTTGTGTCCTCTGGTATGACCATTAATTAGACATTAGTGGTGCAAAGTGCGGAAAAGAGAGATAAGGACGTTGGTGAATACATGGTTGGAACTCATAACATGCATATATgggtgaatatatatatatatatatgtatatgtttctatggcttattaattaatttgcagGGTTTTGTTTTCATGTCAGAAATGGAGAACACCTCAACCAATTAATGGACGAAGGTAGAAGATGATGGGCTTTTCCATTCAGTAAGGGCAATTAGCCATTGCCACCCAAATATGGATAATATTTCATGAAATTATAGATATTGTGTGGACATTGGATAGAGCCATTTATAGTAGAAATCCTTTTTGGAATAAagcaaaagggaaaaaaaatcccatctagtctatataatattaattatcatggaaaaatgataaaaactCCTTTTGACTATTTAACATCCCTCGCATCAACATGCAGAAAAGGCTAATTCTAGCAAAATTACGACAATTTGAACTTCAATTGCCCAAAGGATGGCCGAGATAGATAACAAGATTCGATGTCAATGGAGTTTTAAAATTAGTTAGAACCTTTACGACTTAACGATAGTCTAATGATTTGTCGAGACCATGTATACCGCGTCAAATTAGTGGCAACCAGATTGTTAAGTATACAAAAAAATCTTGCCATTTTCCATGAGTctaagagtgcgtttggtttcagagttaaaataactttaattttgattgtggaaaaggacaaatgagatggtattataaatttgacttggaaaacgtgtgtttttgttatgtagtgggtagaattaaaattaaaatcatgattctaaaattaaattctcaatccaaacgcatCCTAAATAGACAATTTTGCCGTGACTGTGGTTGATAATAATATGGCAATACGTTGACCTTGAGAGGACAACATTCTTCAAGGACGACAGTTCATATATGAAGGCAAATTTCAAGGACAATAGTTTCAGAATTCGTTCTTATCAAAAAGACTTCATGGAATCTCCTTGTTTCtcattcttccattttttcttAAGGACTATGATTCCTTTGTTTTaatgggggaaaaaaaaagagaaaagaaaaaggaaagttaaggactgcatttatttttcatgtcTTCCCACATAGGTTCTCCTTCTACTTTGTTTTTTGGCTATTAAATCAAAAAATCACGTTCTCACACAACCCCCAACCATAACCTGACTTCATCTCCTCAACTAAATTCCAAACCATAGAAGTTATAGTTGTTTGTTCacattaaattttgaaatagaGACTGGGaaaacttaaaataaataaataaaataagaggAAATTAAGAAATCCACAGAGATAAAATGTTGCACTTTCACCTGTTCCCTTTCATTTTTGCTCACAATTGAACTGAAAGAGAGGAGTCAGGAGTCAGGAGAGTTTTTCGGGATTGATGATGAAACACTTAACTCTTCCTAACAATCAGATATGTATATTGTATTGTATGTGTTTGATTTATTAGGTTGCCTTCTTACCACATGAGATAGCCTTTGCAATTCATATATAGGTCACCtatatttttatcataatttatacaaactaaaaataataataatttagcGATATGATGTACAAGGTTGTCCTCTCGTGCGGTCCTCGATCACACTCAAATTGAGACAAGTTTCCCTCGAGGAATTGACGATTCCGTAACCAAATTAATAGCGTAACAAGTTCAAACATTGCAAAATCAACTGTGTATAATTCGATATATGAATCCAGTTTCTTATTGATCACATACGAATATACTTCTAATAATTGTACGTTCAAGGATTGTTATGCTTCTGAGTATAGATGTAGTCGATGTGGGCATTGAGTGTCCTCCTCatcaagcactcctcttctccCACCCCATCACAACTCGCCGCTGCTTCCACTCCTTCCCCATATTTCTCTGCCACCATACCCTATAATTaaatcaccaaaaaaaaaaaggaccaccaattaataatattcataTAAATCAATAACTCATATTCAAATTAGATAAGGTAtgtattattttcatttttatcttattcAAGTTGATCGATCGTACGTCCTAATTAGACTAATCAGCTACATCAAAGGCTCATGGCTTTCGAGGACCAGCTGATTGATCAGTTACGTAGTTATGATGGAAACTCCgcgcccaccggcttcctcatgacgggggaaaaaaaattggaggaCGAGGTCTTAGGAAAGTACCTCATGATGGGTGATGGTAGGCTCAGGTCGGGCCGCGGCGAAGGACAAAGCCGAGCAGAGGACAAGAGACATCAACAACAGAGCCCTAACCTTAgccatcatcatcttcttcttcctcttcctcgaACTCTAACGTCAGACAATGAAAATGGGTTTTCTGAGAAATTCAGATAACTATGGTTGGCGAAGGAGGCAGTGATTAATCGGGGTGGTATTTATAGGCACGAGACATGGAAGGAGACAGACACAAAGGGAGAGGTGTGTAAACTCAAAGAAGGTAactactttaattttttaaaatttatttgctTGCTGTGGTCGTATGGTCATAACAATTTCGAAAAGCAAATGCAACcgcaaaattaaataaaaaagcttAGCGTTATTTTTGGCTGACATTAGTCGTCACGTGTCTGCTATCGCGTAAATATCATACCATATGCACAGCGACTCAAATTATTGGGATGACAATTTGGTTTCAGTAAATTAAAAGGGATGCGGATGtggattttaatttgttaGTCCTAAATTGTGAGATATTATTATGTACTATTTAGGAATATTTATGAATAAGATTTTATCTGGTCAAGGATAGGTTAGATTATATACCAAATTGCTTAGACGGCAATTTGGTATCTGATTAGAATTATATCTATTCGATATTTTATCTTGTCTTGTTTGTCTCCGATATTTGAGCTTTTAAATAGACTGGACATATAtgcattcattttttttatttaatatatttttcctgcacgagaaaaagaaattctttttgCGTGAAACACATCATTTGAgttgttttttttataggttcataaaattaattaatagaaacaaacaaagaagataaaaacagaattatatctatatataaggcTATGCTTATTTCCTCTCCTATTTGACAATTTAGCTCCTTTTAATTACCTCGCATCCAATTATTTAGCCTATCTACGGACTCTAATAAATATGGTTAATCACTCTATCAGCCTACTCTTTCCTTACTTATCTCAAGCACACATCTTACCgttgatattaaaaaaaaaaaaaacattccTCTCTTTTTATAACAGATGACTTCAATTCctcaaatatttgaaatttgctTCATACATGTCCCCTTTTTTTATGACAATTGAAAcgttgaaataaatatttcgaTTAAGCCCAAACTTTATAGGACTTTACAATTATATCAAAATagaattcatccaaaaaaaatcaaaattagagAAAGAAACTAGATAAtttaccttcttttttttccccaaaaatGCTTATCACAAAACAATATATTGACAGcaattaaaatatgtattaGGGGCAAATTACTAAGTTTTGATCAATCACTGATTTCCTCGACTCCTCccattattttctctccttttcttcctctctctctctcgtctctCTTCGCTCCAACATCCCTCATGCACTCTGGTGTCCTTTCCatctcacaatttttttttaagattttcattgattttattaataaataaattttatttttaattatctcCATGAAAAAACTATATACGTATTcacaaataatgaaaaatattaaacattttTATTAGATTCTGAAAGGACATGACAGGCCGCTTGTAATGCGGTTGTGATTCTagattacttttttttagcAGAGTTCGTTCTTGAGTTAGATCCAAGAAGTTTTGAGGCTAATTCTCCTTAGTGGAATTGCCCAAATTTTGAGGAtgatccctttttttttaggatTATTAAAACATGGGCCATAAGAGACTTTGGTTATAAAAATCGAATTGATGACTCTTTGTTTTGGATTGAAGGGACGCGCTACTATCCTGAATCCTCTTCTCTTGAGaatgaccattgaaacgtaaGAAGCTTGTTTGATGAAACCAGAAAAAtgacttttttattattattttcggTGAATAACGGGGCCGAGGtccatgaaaaatgaaaaacataaGAAATACAAAGATGGGATAAGGAAACCCCTAAAATATTGCTAAATAATAGAATTTAGTCCATTTGGTAACTGTAGAGAGCTCCGCACCAATCAGTCGGCACAAAATCCCTCTTGTTATGTATGATTCACCTTGACCAACCAAGTTAGCCAGATTGAGTAATCCCTTTACCGCACCCACCAAAGGTGAAATATGCGGAGCGTTTCGACCATGACTAGTTATGAAGCGGTAGACAAGCTCAGAATTCACTTCAAGAATGACCTTACGGCATCCGAGCTCCCAAGCAAGCTCTTCCCAGGCAAGCCCTAGTTCGcgatttcattattttctattttatctcCTAATAGATTTATAATATTCTcgtaaaaaaaatacagaagaaagataaaagaaaatggaagcaAATATTCCCCTTACACCTTTGGTTCCATTAAGAAGAAATATCACAAGATCAAATGCAAAATTTTACACCTGACAGTAAAGAGTAGACCGTCGACTTCACTAGGAAAGGATCTATGTTGCGCATTATTGGCACATTCCAATCTTTCTTTCAATTCACGAATGGATAACTCTCGTACCTTATTCTACAATCTTGAAACTGAATTTGACCTCCTCTTTTATAAGCACAAAAATCCATTACTTTCGAAAATGCAACACCCATGCATGTGGCGCAGTCCGAATTTGATATCGACCCGCTGCAGGCTCCATGTGCATAGGCGTGCGAGTCAGGCCAAGGAGACGAGCTGTAATAGTCGTATCCGTGGGTTGCCGTTTGAGATGCTACATTTGTGAGGACGTAAGTCATGCTCTTTTTGAAAGGATCCTGTGGATCGTATACATCCTGGCTGCACGCTTGGTACACCATGTTCATATTTGGGTCCGCGATCACGACATTCAGTACGAAGAAGAGCCCAATTAAGATGGGCATGACATATCGAAAACTGGCAGCCATGATTTCGGGTTTTCCCACGGGTTTTCTCTGGTATGATACGTTTGTAGTACTGCAAATTATTTGGTTATTTATGATGAGGTTTTTCCTCATTGGTTTTGCCGCATAATCACGGGGCCCTAATTGTATATTACTTGTCCAAGCTTGCGTTAATCTTCTTATTCAccttattttacttttttccgGTAATTTCTAAAAACTTATATTTGTCTTTTCTTTAACTTTGCACTAGGAATGATTATTCCTTGCCggtcaatttttttgtttgtttccttttatttGTAACAACTATGAAGATTCtactaattttttcttttgggtaagAAGAAGATTCTACTAATTAATTGAACTCAAAAATTATATCATTGTGGTtcgttcagaaaaatttatacaattttctatatatatatatatatataataacaacataattaatatttaatgacATTTATTAAACATATTGTTGgcaccaaaataaaaatcactCATCCATCTGTAAATTTTTggtaatattatctttttaataTGTCAATTATTCAAATGTTACAAGATCtagatttatttttaaaatcataatcttgaaaaaaaagagacatattataatatatactaaTGTACATCTTCATTACGTTAATTCTTGTTATTATTTACaaatattattgttttatGTAGTTCAGGACATGCCTTTTTAAATGTATTAACCGGTAAGCTCGTGagtagaaatatatttttgtcttttacCCTGAGAATTTATGTGGTAcgaaaaattgattttttttttatgatctATTCTTTCTCGTACGAAAAAGAGAAGTATCCATTTGTAAATGAAAAAGGTGTAAGCGGATAACTgtttaattaagaaataaattttaattattggtTATTTAAGAAAACAGGCAGCTCTTGGAAAGAATAACGTGCATTGAAGTTgatttgcatcaatttagttTTTACATTCTGCTCAAGTACTCACGTAAtatcttattaaaaaatttcaaagtgCATATAAATAGCACGGGTAcgaattatataatatatacatatacataaatatctCCCAATGCACGATATATTTTTTAAGCATGTCTTTACAAAGATACAGCAAGCTCAAGTGATTGGTCCGAttgacatacatatatattacataatgTGCTTGAAACTCGATGATCATCAATCCAGAAGGTGTTGAGCATATAATGGTCCACTGATTTTGTTTTGCATGTAAGCTATGGCAAAAAAGCCGgcttcttttaaaatttggaaTTGAAAGTAGGttcaacaaatatatattattttgatagaTATTGATTGATTTAGGTGGTTCGATGTTTATTACCTTTAAATAAGACTTCATAtttgaatggagaaaatttaaagttaGAAGAGATTTACCTCTTAATGAGTTGACATGGATTAATTAGGGCATTTGAATTTCAGGATATCAAGCCATGCATgtcaaatataaataaatatatatatatatatattatttcttatttctACAATGATCCAAGTCAAACTAAGAAAAGAATGTCGGGCCTCTCTGGCACGAATATATTacccaaaattaaaatttttaaaaaatattagtaAGAAAAGAATGATTCTCGTGGAGTCTGTCCTTATCGAGACATTCCAATTTCCACCTAATTAACGAGGTCGTAGAAGTCCGTTTGGTTCAGATTCATCAATATCCTTTTGTTTGACTCATCATTACTTTTGGCTAAAAAAGAATCAATGTAAGTTTTTGGTCTTATTATTGGATTTTCCTA
The sequence above is drawn from the Punica granatum isolate Tunisia-2019 chromosome 5, ASM765513v2, whole genome shotgun sequence genome and encodes:
- the LOC116207201 gene encoding phytosulfokines 3-like produces the protein MMMAKVRALLLMSLVLCSALSFAAARPEPTITHHEGMVAEKYGEGVEAAASCDGVGEEECLMRRTLNAHIDYIYTQKHNNP